The sequence below is a genomic window from Rhizobium gallicum bv. gallicum R602sp.
TGACCACGTCCGCGCCGACATCTCCGGCGTCTCCGGCAAGGGTTTTGCCGACGGCGGCAATCTCGTCGGCAACAACTTGGCTGCTCATCTCAACGCGCTGGAAAAACAGATGCGCGACGCTGCCGCCGACCTCGATTTCGAAAAAGCCGCCCGCCTCCGCGACGAAATCAAACGCCTCAAGGCCGCAGAGCTGGCGGTCATGGACGACCCGATGGCCCGCGAGGAGTCTAGGGCGATGGAGGGCGGACGTAAGGATGCTTCGAGGCTCCGGTCTTCGACCTCCGCGCCTCAGCATGGGGATGGAGCAAGCCGTGCCGCAACTGGCGCCAGAAGAAGCCCTCATGGTGAGGAGGCTCAAAGGACCGTTTTGAACCACGAGGGCGGGCGTGGAACCTCCTCCTTCGCCAAACCCAGCCTCGACGACATGGGACCCGGCACCGACACCGCAATACCGCTCTTCCGCAAGCCCGATCTGGATGAAATGGGCCGCGACGTCGCCGAACCCGCGAGGAAGCCCCTTTTCCGCAAAAACACCCTCGACGAAATGACCGTCGGCCGCACCGAAAAACCGGTCGCCGGCAAGCTGCCGATAAAGCCGGATGCCGCAAAGAGCACGAAGCCCTTCTCACCGCGGGAAGAAGGCCAGCCGGAACGCGCCGCCCTGCCCTCCTCTCCGTCATCCTCGGGCTTGACCCGAGGATCCAGCGATGACCCCCGCCCCCTCGTCCGCGGCAAAACGGGCGCCGGCTCCTACGAGGAGCCTGCGGATCAGAAGCGCAAGGGCCGGACGAAGGGCAAGACCGGGCGTCCGGGCCGCTGAACTTCCTCCCATCCCGGACCCGGTGCGGGCTCCAGCCACCGAGAGTCGGCGCAACCTTTTTCTATGCACCCTTCAGCCAAACCACTGATCGATGTGCAGCACCTGGTCGAAATCGTTGTCGATCACGACATGCGAAAGCAGCTTCCGACCGACGGACCATAATGTGCGCATATATCCGTATCCGCATGCCTGCGATGCGCCTGCGAGGATCAATATCCAGAATGGGACGTTAGCGTGGATCCTCGGGTCAAGCCTGAGGATGACCGGCAGCCGTGGAGCGCCCCTACTCCGCAGCCTCCCCCCGCCGCTCCGTCACCGTCACCATCGCCACCATTTCCACCTCGTAGGAATACCCCTCGAGCATCTGATAGGCATGCTCGATCGCCTCGATCTGGCCTTCCGCCTTGCGGATGGCGTCGGTGATCGACTGGCTGCGGGCGCGCAGCATGGAGCCGAGCACGTCGGTTTCCGGGCGACGGCCGAGGCGGTCGATGTGCTGGCGCACGCGGTTGCGGTGGCGCTCGAGCTCCAGGATGTGGAAGCGGTTCTTGACGATGTCGTCGGAGAGTTTTCTGCGCATGGCCGCCACCGCGTCGAAGCTACCGGGCTCGCGCTCGTCGAGGATGACGTCGTTGACGAGCTTTTCCAGCATCAGCACGCCTTCGAGGTCCTTGGGGTCGGCAAGCTGCGGATCGTAGCCGGTGTCGTCGTAGACGCGGCGGCGCACCGGGTCCTTCAAGAGTTCGTAGGCGGTCTGCAACCGGCCGAAATGCTCCGCATCGCCGCCCGAGTCGGGATGCGCGGTCTTGGCGGCCTTTCGCCAGGCGCTTCGGATCGCCTGCTCGCCGGCGTCGCGGTCAAGTCCAAGCAAAATATAGGGATCGATCAAACCGCCCACCTGTCCTTTAGCATTCACCCGTCCCCACTCCCGTGACCTACTCCCTCGGCCCTCCGGCATCAAGCCCGAAGCGCCCGCGCCCGCCATATTCGGGTCCAGTCGGGACGAAATTGTGGAGCGGCATGTGAATTCGCCGGGACGCACGAGCGCTTCGATGAACCGACTTCGGCGGCCATCCCTCATTCCTATGCTTGTCACAGGGATCCAGCAGCGCCATGTCCACGGCGCAGGAGGCTCGTTCAACACGTCAGAGAGTCACTCACGGCGCCGGCACGGCGCCGACGCGCCGTGGTGGGATTGCTCTGAAAAACACAGGGAATGAGGCGCGCGGCAGAGGACGGCGGGTATTGAACCGCAGGGTTCAAGGCGGCGGTCGACATCGCTGCGGAGGACGGTGGCGCGGTCCCGTTCCGGTACGGAATCCGCAAATGACACAGACCGCACTGCGAAAGGTAACATTTCGTCAAGTGTTTGAATCTTTGGCGTTTCCGGGCTTGCGTCAGCGCATGCCACAATATTGCCGCTTGCTTTTTTCCCGAAATGCTGTCACCAATTGCAGCACTCGGGCATTAGCATGCCGGTGACTGGACAGATGTGGTAAAGCCTTCCGTTGCGGAAGGCGGCGCGGGTAACCCCCGCCTGCGTAGACGTTCTTTCCCCGTACGTGACTTCTCCGACTGACCCTTCGTTCCGGTCTAACGGGACGAAAGCTAAAGCCGTCCGCTTCCTCTCGGGGGCGCGGATACCAGACAGACTAAGGGAAAAGGACTATCCCACATGGCCACCAAAGGCGTCGTAAAATTCTTCAACCAGGACAAGGGTTTTGGTTTCATCACTCCTGACGGCGGTGCAAAGGACGTATTCGTCCACATCTCCGCTCTCCAGGCATCCGGCATCCAGTCGCTGCGCGAAGGCCAGCAGGTCACTTTCGACACCGAGCCGGACCGCATGGGCAAGGGCCCGAAGGCCGTCAACATCTCGGCCAACTGATTGTAGTTTCTGCCACGGCAGGAATGAGAACGGCGCCTCCCAGGCGCCGTTTTTGCTTTGGGCCTCAGGCGCTCAGCGCCTCCTTGGCACCGGAAAAATCCACCGCCGCAAACGCGGCCGCAATCACCTCCGGCCCGGCGCCTGCCTTTGCCGCATCGCTCGACAGAATCTGCCGGTAACGCCTTGCGCCCGGGATCCCGGTGAAGAGCCCGACCATATGCCGCGCCACATGCTGCAGCCGCCCGCCGCTTTCGATATGCCGCACGGCATAGGCCATCATGCGGTCGCGCAGCCCGTCCCAGTCCGGCTCGGCCGCCGCAGTGCCGAAGAAGCGGTGGTCGAGATCCGCCAAGATCCCCGCATTCTGATAGGCCGCCCGCCCCAGCATCACGCCATCGACATGCTCCAGATGCGCCGCTGCCTCGTCCAGCGTCTGGATGCCGCCGTTGATACCGATAAAGACCTCCGGCCACCGCTCCTTCATGCGATAGACGATGCCGTAGTCGAGCGGTGGGATCTCGCGGTTCTCCTTCGGGCTCAACCCTTTAAGCCAGGCCTTGCGCGCATGGATCCACACGGCATCGGCACCTGCGTCCAGCACCCGCGCCAACAGTTCCGGCAGTGCCTCTTCCGGCTCCTGCTCGTCCACGCCGATCCGGCATTTTACCGTGACCGGTACCTTGGAGACTGCCTTCATGGCCCTAACGCAATCCGCCACCACCTCCGGGGTCAGCATCAGACAGGCCCCGAAGGTTCCCGATTGCACCCGGTCCGAAGGACAGCCGACATTGAGGTTGATCTCGTCGTAGCCGTAGGGTCCGGCGATCCGCAGCGCCTCGGCAAGTTTCACCGGATCCGATCCGCCGAGCTGCAGCGCTACCGGATGCTCGTCAATATTAAACGACAGCAGCCTCTCCCGCGGCCCGTGAATGATCGCGTCCGCCACAACCATTTCGGTATAGAGCAAGGCGTTCCGGCTGATCTGCCGGTGGAAATACCGACAATGGCGATCGGTCCAGTCAATCATGGGTGCGACCGCGAGCACGCGGCCATTGGAATAGTGGGATTTTCCTTGTGCTGAAGGCCTTCTGGTAAGTTCCGTCATGTCTCGTTCGATCTCGTTTTTTGCCTTTTTCGACCGTTTTTGAGATGCCGATGCTACGGCATAGCACTTGCAGGAGGTTTTGTATCACTGATGGGTATGTATCAGAGCGAACACGAAAAAAGGGACGAAGGCTTATAACGCACAGATTCGGATTAAGCGAGACGGTGCCTCGTGCAAAGCAAAGCCCAGACCTTCAACAGACGGCTTTGGCGTCAAGATAACCCAAGCGGCTAAATCCAAGGTACTTGAACTGCTTCCCGGCGCGATGGCCCTGCGAGCTACACCACTTGGCGGGACACGACCTTGGGAATTGCGATTGCGTAACCAGGAACCTTAAAACTAGAACATCTCCTCGCGAACAGCCGATCCGGGCTGTTACCACGCCGCGTGTATTGGCGAGTTGCGCTGATACAGGGCCGCTTTTTTTAAAGCCGAGCTAACGAATGGTTGCCCGCGTCTGCATTCAAAGCAGCTCGCTTTTTCGGCCGTTCTTTGACACTATACGTCGCGCTTCCTCATTGACTGAAACGGTGCGGCTGCCCGCTTCGCTCCAGGTGTCGCGGCAACCTTGCTGGTCGGTCAGCGTTTCACGTCGAGTTTGGCCCGGAGAAGAACAATGAACCTGCAGAAGATCTACACCGCATTGCTCACCGCAGACCTTGCGGCGGCCGAAGTCTGGTATACGAAGCTGCTTGGTCATGGACCGGATTATCGGCCAATGGACACGCTGGTGCAGTGGGAGCTCTTCGATCAGGGCGGGTTAGCGCTTTCAACCGACGACGAGATCGCCGGCAGGGGCGTGATTTTCCTTATCGTCGATGATGTTGCGGCCGAGCGCCGCAGACTGCAGGGCCTGGGGATCGTGCTCGGGGACGACATTGAGGGCGACTACTCCACCCTGGCGCAGGTGCGTGATCCTGACGGCAACCTGCTCACGCTAGCGACGCCGCCCTCGCGGCCCTACCCGCTTGCATGACCGCAATGAAGGCTGGCTCATGGCGCACGATCTTGCCGGCCGAAAGATCGAGGCTTGCCGGAACGGCGATCTGCTAGTGCCCTCGCTGCTGGCGCGGCACGGACGAAACTCGGAACCCGACGCGGTCGCGATTGCCGTCGATGCCGATGACGAGAAATCATGAAGTTCCAGAGATCATCTGCAACTGCGTTCGGTACTGAATGCTGGGGGGTCGCGGGTCAAGGTTAGATCGAATGCCCCGCCAATGCGGCTAGGGCTCGCCGTTCGCTTTCTTTTGAGCCTGTTTGAGAAACGCATTCCCAGCATGATTCTGGTATGGATTCATTGGGTGTCGGTTTGTTTCGGGGGCCGACACGATGGGCACTGAACATAGATCGGCGGGCGCCGTGGAACGCTGGCTGGATACGCATTGTAAGGAAGATCGTTTCGACCGAATTTCAGGTTAGGCCATGAATCAGGAAATCCGGCTTTTTGGCGCTATTGCGGTCCGACCTGCCGTCCTTGCTCTCATATCCCAGTTCGAAACGGCTACAGGATTCACAGTTGCGGTCAAGTGGGAGCTCAATCCGACGGTAAAGAAGCAGATTGAAACTGGGGAACCTTTTGACCTCGTCATCATCAATCCGAACCTGGTTCAGGATCTGACCGCGTTGGGAAAAATCAAGGCGGGAAGCCAGGTAGCGTTCGGCCGGACAGCAATGGGGGTGGCGGCCAAGGCAGGCAGTCGACCGCTCAACATCGGGTCCGTAGGAGCATTCGAACATGCGCTGAAGAGGGCCAGATCAATCGCCTACGCCAGTGAAGGAACCAGCGGTGGCCACTTCTACGGTTTGCTGGAACGCTTGGGAATAGCGGATGAGGTGAAGCCCAAGCTGGTGGCCGTACCAGGAGGGCAGACAGCGTCGACCGTAGGCCGTGGGGAAGCCGAGCTGGGGGCATTCCCGTGACTTCTATTATTGCAGCCGCACCCGAGGTCATACTTGTCGGGCGGTTTCCGGCAGAACTCCAAAGTTACGTTTGGCATCAGCGTCAATTCAACAGACGCAGACGCTGCCAAGCAGCTGTCGGAATTTCTGATGTCGTCAGCCGTTGATGACATCTTGGTGGCAAAGGGCGTCGAGCGCCGCTAAAAGCTTGATTGAAAACATGGTGGCAGGTCGTGCGGCAGAAACCGGCACGCTGGAAGTAAACGTCGCCGCCTCCCAGGCTCGGCCTTGGAATCATCGGTGCGATCAGCGCCCTTTGTCCATCCGTCAGGTCCGTCGCGTATGGACAAGTCGCGCAGTGCGCGATCACGATCAGGCTGAGTGAACTCTTCAGATGTATGTCCAATGTGAAGACCAGTTCAAGATCTCTCAGGCGACGGGTTTCTATGATGCTCCGGCGAATTGCCAGGGCAGCCTAATTTGATTTTACGGAGAGCCATGGGCTTCCGCCGCCATGTCGCTCCGAGTCTCGTCGATCATCGGCGCAACGGCGAATACGGGCCATTGGGTGCCGCTTGCCATCACAGACATATTGCCGCCTTTTTGCTGTCGCCCCGCTGCTCCTGACCTGAGCATAATGAGCTTAGCTCGCGCGGGACGAGGGCTCATAGCGAAGAATAGGCCCAAGGCCAGCTCGCGCCGCAGCTGCATCGCTTAGGCCGCAATGAGCAGGAGCACATAGGCGATGACGGTCACCATTAGCCCGCGGAAGGCGAAGGTCACGCAGCGGTACTTTCCACGCGCGATGGCCGAGAGAATATCGGCATTGTTCAGGTACTCGTTGAAAAGATAGATCTCGTCCCGCCGCTGCGCGGCATCCCAGAAGCGATGGCGGTGCTTGCCCCAGGAGCCCCAGAACAGGGAGGTCGACTTGTTCACGTGGCGCGGCAGCACTACGAGGATGGCCGATATGATTGAAAAGACCGAGGCCGTGGCAAGCAATACCGAGAAAAGCATGCTTTGCTGATAGCCGTTTACATAGCGTTCCAAGGTAAAGACGCTGCGAACATCGCTTGAGCTCACCAAGAATGCGAGCATAAAAGTAAAAATATACGCGGCTTTCTGGTCAGAAATCTTAATCTGGTCGTAGAATATATCGTTAATTTTCTTTATATGATCAAAATACTCTACGCTGATATCCTCAGTCGAAGGCCCACTCCTCATAAGCTCTGCCGCACTGTCAAAATCCGTCACGTTCTCAACTCCAGCCCAAAAGTGTTTCCGTGATATTACACTTCACAGGCAAAGCAATAGCGCGCGTACAACACAGCTTGACTTTTCAACTTCATATCGACAAACGCTTTAGACATGAGGGGTAAGTTTTTCAATTCCGCGTCCACCATTGCGGTGTTGACTGTGGCGGCGTCTTATCTTGCGCTTCCGGCAGCCGCTGATCCTGTGCAGCGCGCGGCACCGGCCGCAGGCTCCGTCATCGACCGCAAGGTCGGCGAGGAAGTCCGCTTCGTCGACCTGTCGAACTGGCAGAATGTCGATCTGCGCCAGGATCTGTTGGGCGGCGACGTGCTGCGCACCAATGCCACCGGCCAGCTCGCAATCCTATTCGCGGACCGCACGCAGGTACGCCTCGGCCGAAATTCGTCGCTGCAGGTCAAACAGATGGCACCGGCGGGCGATACGATCCTTAACCTCCAATCCGGTACGATGTGGGCCCGCGCTCAGCGTGGTGGCTCGGGCCTAACCGTTCAGACACCGGCCGCGGCAGCCGCCATCCGCGGCACCGACTGGACGCTGACGGTCAAGGGCGACCAGACCTCCCTGATCGTGCTGGAAGGCCGCGTGGAGCTGAAGAACGAGCACGGCAGCGTCGAGGTCGCGCAGGGTGAAGCAGCCGTCGCCACCATCGGCCAAGCGCCCCGAAAGCTCGTCATCGTTACGCCGGACGACCGCGAGCAGATGCTGTTTTACCTGACGCTGCGCGGCAGCTTCACCTTCATGCCCGCCTCGCCCCTCCCGGTGCAGAAGATGCGCGACGAACGCAGCCGCATCGAAGCCAAGGCACCTGCGGCAAGAAATGCGGAGGACTGGCTGACGCTAGCCGAGGTGCAACTGTCGCTTGACGGCCGGCAGAAGGCGCTGGAATCGCTGGTGAATGCGCGCACGCTCAAGCTTTCCGCCGCCCAGCGCGCCCGTGCCGACCTGATCGACGCCCTGATTGCCGGCGCCGAGATGCGATACGACGAGGCAGCAAGATTGTTCTCGCGGGCCGAACGGGTGCTCGATCCGCAGCGTCGGAGCATCGCGGCCTATGGCAGCTATTATTCGCGTTCGCTGCGCGATCCGAATCATGCCGAAAAGCCGCCGGAAAACATCACGGGACCCTATGCTGCCGTGATGAAGGCCTACACGGCAGGGTTCCTTGAGGATATCCCAGCCGCGATTGCGACGATGAAGCAGGCGGAAGTGCGATATCCGAACGATTCCACCCTGCCCGCCTTACGCGCGCAGCTGGCGATGCTGATCAACGACCGCATCCAGATGAAGGAGGCGATCGATCGATCGCTCTCGATCGACCCCACCGACCCCAATGCGTTGCAGGCCCGCGCCCGCATGCGCGCCGATTACGAAGGCAATCTCGATGGCGCACTTGAGGACCTGAACAATGCGATCAAGGTCGCGCCGGGCTCGTCCACGGCCTGGAACGATCTCGGCCTGCTCCAAGATGCCCGCGGTGCTACGCGTGAGGCGGAAGCCGCACTCAAGAGGTCCATCGAGCTCGATCCGGACGATCCGGTTGGCCATGCAAATCTCGCAATCCTCTATCTCGACCAGTCGCGCATGAAAGAGGCCAAGCGGGAGATCGATTTGGCGCTCGGCGCCGACCCGGCCTTCAACATCGCCATCTTGGCACGCGGCCGCTACTATCTGCAGATGGGCGAGAGGGAGAAGGCGGTCGATGACCTGCTCGCCTCCTCAACTGCCAACCCGGGCTATTCGCAGGCCCAGCTGATGCTCGCCGCCGGCTACTACGAGAATGGCAACCGCGAAGCCTCCGGCCAGGCGCTCGACAATGCCGATCGGCTGGACAAGAACGATCCTTCTGTCGCGGCATTCCGCGCAGCCGTTGCAATTGACGACTATGACTCCGATGGCGCGATGAAGAGTGCCCGTGAATACCTCAAGCGATCGCGCGCGCGGGGAGGATATTACGCCTCGCTTGGAGCCAACCAAAACGGCGGCTCGACGCTCAATGCGGCTTTTCGGCTCCAAGGTTTGGACGCCTGGGGCCAATATTACGGGGATGCGGTCTTCGATCCGTTTTCGGGAAGTGGCTATTTCGACCAGACTTTTCGTGGAAGCGTGAACCCGCTCGCCAATTCATTTCTTTATGGCGGGAACGTGGTCACCAACACCGCAAATGCGTCATCTTATTCATCCTTCATTCAAGGGTTATTGTTCGATCCCCATATGCTTTCAGGTCGTTCGCGGTCGGCAAATCTCGCGCGCATGCCCTTCCTGGAAGGCTCGATTGGCGCCGGAACAATGCTGACCCAAGAAAATGCGGGATTGTTGGGTGAGGCTGAAATTCAGGGCTTTTCCAACGAACCCCGGCCCATCAGCTTTTTCGCAAATTTTCAATGGGAAAAGACCTCGGACACGACCCGCGGATACAATAACGGCACACTTGATTTAAACACCGATACCAAGCTGGTCGCCGGCAATGGCTACGTGACGGCCTCGGTGACTCCGGACGATCGTATCGTCGCTTTCGTCAATCATTCAGATTCAAAATACGATCTCGACATTCCATCAAGAGCATTTCTGCCGCTGGTGCCGGGCCTCTACTATGGGCTGGATAACAAATTTTCCATTGCCGGAGTCGGCTTGAGCCACACGTTCGGATATCGAAATGTCTTAAATACAGCTTTCTTCTATTCATCGATCGATTCTTCGATGGATCAAAACATTCTGGTTCCGCCACTAATTCCCGGTCTGTTCTCAAGCCTGATACACACTAAGCAGGAAA
It includes:
- a CDS encoding J domain-containing protein, whose product is MIDPYILLGLDRDAGEQAIRSAWRKAAKTAHPDSGGDAEHFGRLQTAYELLKDPVRRRVYDDTGYDPQLADPKDLEGVLMLEKLVNDVILDEREPGSFDAVAAMRRKLSDDIVKNRFHILELERHRNRVRQHIDRLGRRPETDVLGSMLRARSQSITDAIRKAEGQIEAIEHAYQMLEGYSYEVEMVAMVTVTERRGEAAE
- a CDS encoding Pycsar system effector family protein, which encodes MRSGPSTEDISVEYFDHIKKINDIFYDQIKISDQKAAYIFTFMLAFLVSSSDVRSVFTLERYVNGYQQSMLFSVLLATASVFSIISAILVVLPRHVNKSTSLFWGSWGKHRHRFWDAAQRRDEIYLFNEYLNNADILSAIARGKYRCVTFAFRGLMVTVIAYVLLLIAA
- the dusA gene encoding tRNA dihydrouridine(20/20a) synthase DusA, with translation MTELTRRPSAQGKSHYSNGRVLAVAPMIDWTDRHCRYFHRQISRNALLYTEMVVADAIIHGPRERLLSFNIDEHPVALQLGGSDPVKLAEALRIAGPYGYDEINLNVGCPSDRVQSGTFGACLMLTPEVVADCVRAMKAVSKVPVTVKCRIGVDEQEPEEALPELLARVLDAGADAVWIHARKAWLKGLSPKENREIPPLDYGIVYRMKERWPEVFIGINGGIQTLDEAAAHLEHVDGVMLGRAAYQNAGILADLDHRFFGTAAAEPDWDGLRDRMMAYAVRHIESGGRLQHVARHMVGLFTGIPGARRYRQILSSDAAKAGAGPEVIAAAFAAVDFSGAKEALSA
- a CDS encoding VOC family protein, which encodes MNLQKIYTALLTADLAAAEVWYTKLLGHGPDYRPMDTLVQWELFDQGGLALSTDDEIAGRGVIFLIVDDVAAERRRLQGLGIVLGDDIEGDYSTLAQVRDPDGNLLTLATPPSRPYPLA
- a CDS encoding FecR domain-containing protein; translated protein: MRGKFFNSASTIAVLTVAASYLALPAAADPVQRAAPAAGSVIDRKVGEEVRFVDLSNWQNVDLRQDLLGGDVLRTNATGQLAILFADRTQVRLGRNSSLQVKQMAPAGDTILNLQSGTMWARAQRGGSGLTVQTPAAAAAIRGTDWTLTVKGDQTSLIVLEGRVELKNEHGSVEVAQGEAAVATIGQAPRKLVIVTPDDREQMLFYLTLRGSFTFMPASPLPVQKMRDERSRIEAKAPAARNAEDWLTLAEVQLSLDGRQKALESLVNARTLKLSAAQRARADLIDALIAGAEMRYDEAARLFSRAERVLDPQRRSIAAYGSYYSRSLRDPNHAEKPPENITGPYAAVMKAYTAGFLEDIPAAIATMKQAEVRYPNDSTLPALRAQLAMLINDRIQMKEAIDRSLSIDPTDPNALQARARMRADYEGNLDGALEDLNNAIKVAPGSSTAWNDLGLLQDARGATREAEAALKRSIELDPDDPVGHANLAILYLDQSRMKEAKREIDLALGADPAFNIAILARGRYYLQMGEREKAVDDLLASSTANPGYSQAQLMLAAGYYENGNREASGQALDNADRLDKNDPSVAAFRAAVAIDDYDSDGAMKSAREYLKRSRARGGYYASLGANQNGGSTLNAAFRLQGLDAWGQYYGDAVFDPFSGSGYFDQTFRGSVNPLANSFLYGGNVVTNTANASSYSSFIQGLLFDPHMLSGRSRSANLARMPFLEGSIGAGTMLTQENAGLLGEAEIQGFSNEPRPISFFANFQWEKTSDTTRGYNNGTLDLNTDTKLVAGNGYVTASVTPDDRIVAFVNHSDSKYDLDIPSRAFLPLVPGLYYGLDNKFSIAGVGLSHTFGYRNVLNTAFFYSSIDSSMDQNILVPPLIPGLFSSLIHTKQENYVGAINHTYGMDDLTWRYGVEGGWIDTETTTGVSLVGVPLGEVEEHTGTRYGKVYIDLLHEITPDLKAEYGLFGTFYQGDEVDIQRLEPRIGVAWSPAEGHWLRAGYLRQGTNSTTPTLAPVGIVGLQPNTFGIDLSGYADTFTVRWDAEWNDWLFTAVDLQHQELRDLSIDNIIALESFGTRKARADRASFTANIALGYGFGLAATYALSDSEDNDPSSGGYGQELPFLPKHSGQIALTWVNEANVKATLAANYVGERHGDQSDEILDDYWTLDANLVWEPLDKRFALEAAAYNLLDEDFEVASGFNGWGRVFKGTLEIRF
- a CDS encoding cold-shock protein, with amino-acid sequence MATKGVVKFFNQDKGFGFITPDGGAKDVFVHISALQASGIQSLREGQQVTFDTEPDRMGKGPKAVNISAN